Sequence from the bacterium genome:
GTTCCTCCTCTAGCGAATCAGGCTGCAACCGCCGCCGTCGCCTCCCGCCCCCCCCGTCGTCGTCCCTCCGGGCGGAACGGTCACCGTGAGACTGACGGGGGCCGAGGTATTGTCGGCGGGGTTGGAGTCGACCGCCTGGGCCGTCACCGTCGCCTGGTTGGCGATGGTCCCCGCGGCGTTCGGCCTGACGACCAGCGTCACATCGGCTTGGGCCCCGGCGGCCATGGTCCCCAGGTCGCAAACCACCGTCGCGGTCCCGGAGCAGGTCCCGGCCGCGGGCGTGGCCGACTGGAGCGTCAGCTTGGAATCGAGGGCGTCGGTCACGGTGACGCCTCCGATTGCCGAGGAGCCGTTGTTCTTGACCGTCAGCGTGTAGGTCACGGGGTCGCCCACCTCAGCCGTTGCGGCATCCGCGGACTTCACGATCGAGACGTCCCCGCTGTCCCCTTCGAAGCGGACGACGACCAAATCGTTGGCGTTGAAACCCACTCCTACGATCTTCCCGTCGGGCTGGAGGGCGATGGCGCCGGTTCCATCTTGGACCGTTCCCGCGTCCATGGAGACGATCCCGTCGCCGCCCCCGAAGCCCGCATCCAGGGACCCGTTGGGATTGAGCCGCACAAGGAAGAGGTCCTTATTGCCGCCGCCGACGTCGGCATTCCCGAAGGCCAGGATCTTTCCGTCCGCCTGCACGGCTAGACCGCTTCCTTCGTCGACGCCCGATGACAGGGGGATGAGAATCTTCCCGTCGCCATCAAAGGACACGTCCGGGGTGCCATCCGGATTGTACCGCGCCAGGGCAAACAGGTTGCCCGGGCCGCTGAAGCCGTGCAAGACGATCCGCCCGTCGGGCAGGACGACCATCGACGTCGCGCGATCGAGACCCGAGCCGATCGGCGTCGTCACAATGCCGTCTCCCCCGCCGAAACTGGTATCGAGTTTTCCATCCGAATCATAGCGGACGAGGGCGAAATCCTCGTTGGCGCCGACGGATGATCCGGC
This genomic interval carries:
- a CDS encoding calcium-binding protein, with translation MRIVLLFLVSFLIIPSLQAAPGDPDTSFDVDGLVTADFFGEIDFACDLAIQPDGRILAAGEADHPSTYDVALARYLPDGSPDSSFDGDGKLTLPVGTIGALALGVALQPDGKIVIAGTVDTAGGNDALVARFLPDGSPDTTFDGDGIFTATPATNSDLSDVALQPDGKIVAAGRAGTDILVMRLNADGSPDAAFDGDGVVITPIGSGNDNANAVALQKDGKILAAGSSVGANEDFALVRYDSDGKLDTSFGGGDGIVTTPIGSGLDRATSMVVLPDGRIVLHGFSGPGNLFALARYNPDGTPDVSFDGDGKILIPLSSGVDEGSGLAVQADGKILAFGNADVGGGNKDLFLVRLNPNGSLDAGFGGGDGIVSMDAGTVQDGTGAIALQPDGKIVGVGFNANDLVVVRFEGDSGDVSIVKSADAATAEVGDPVTYTLTVKNNGSSAIGGVTVTDALDSKLTLQSATPAAGTCSGTATVVCDLGTMAAGAQADVTLVVRPNAAGTIANQATVTAQAVDSNPADNTSAPVSLTVTVPPGGTTTGGAGGDGGGCSLIR